A stretch of Christensenellaceae bacterium DNA encodes these proteins:
- a CDS encoding alpha/beta hydrolase gives MFEQISIKNFLNREHMGEYAEVEFDTYIDNRGKEEVQDVRLNVHYYEAGEGEPLILVHGIGQSLYTWRNNFEELSSHFHVYAIDLPGHGFSGKPQMSYSIEEFALTLEAFMNVMELPSAHFCAFGESAVYVLDFAIHNPKRTKKLVLVSPMVSEGASTGRGKGLPSALGSTAGRMMLNQSAIRTTLEDCYFDRTLVTDEVVKEYAAGLMDRDFKVISKMCVGNFIDDSVAANVHSLKSPMLVVVGSEDKITGGSDNEFMKLPIVNGSVLTVRNCGFFVHEEKPEKVNEAVVKFCLAARPPAGGEA, from the coding sequence GTGTTTGAACAGATCAGCATTAAGAATTTTTTAAACAGAGAGCATATGGGCGAATACGCGGAAGTGGAATTCGATACATATATCGATAATCGCGGCAAGGAGGAAGTACAGGACGTACGCCTTAACGTGCATTACTATGAAGCGGGCGAGGGCGAGCCGCTTATTTTGGTGCACGGAATCGGCCAGTCGCTTTATACATGGCGGAACAACTTTGAGGAACTCAGCAGCCATTTCCACGTTTATGCGATCGATCTGCCGGGCCACGGGTTTTCCGGAAAACCGCAGATGAGTTACAGCATTGAGGAATTTGCGCTTACCCTGGAAGCTTTCATGAATGTGATGGAGCTGCCGTCCGCACATTTCTGCGCGTTTGGCGAAAGCGCGGTATACGTGCTGGATTTCGCGATCCACAACCCAAAACGGACCAAAAAGCTGGTGCTGGTTTCGCCTATGGTATCCGAGGGCGCGAGCACGGGACGGGGCAAGGGTCTGCCGTCCGCGCTGGGCAGTACGGCGGGCAGGATGATGTTGAACCAATCTGCAATCCGCACGACGCTCGAGGATTGTTATTTTGACCGCACGCTGGTTACGGACGAGGTAGTAAAAGAATATGCTGCCGGCCTTATGGACCGCGATTTTAAAGTGATTTCTAAAATGTGCGTAGGGAACTTTATCGACGACAGTGTAGCCGCGAACGTACATTCGCTCAAAAGTCCGATGTTGGTGGTAGTCGGGTCGGAAGATAAGATTACCGGCGGAAGCGACAATGAATTCATGAAGCTTCCGATTGTCAACGGAAGCGTATTGACCGTACGCAATTGTGGATTTTTTGTACATGAGGAAAAACCGGAAAAGGTCAACGAAGCGGTCGTTAAATTCTGTTTGGCGGCAAGGCCGCCAGCCGGCGGGGAAGCTTAA